The genome window AACAGTTCCTATCAAAATCCGATGGCCATGATAAAGCCCCCTTATAAAGCAGACAAGGTGTGACATGTGGTCCTTGTTTCCTGTTGTGCTTTAAGCTATCAAGCAATTGCATCAAACTTTTGAGAATTTCAGTTGTTGTTCCATTTGACTTTGTTACTTCTAAAGCACCAATTTGCTCACCTTGTTTATGACCATCTTCTAAAGACCAGTGTTaaagttattttggatgattcttCCAAAGTTttattcacacacacacacacacacacacacacacacacatatatatatatatatatatatatatatatatatatatatatatatgtgtgtgtgtgtgtgtgtgtgtgtgtgtgtgtgtaagtcAGGAATAAAATTTATATGGCTTCATTGTTTTGCAGTCTTCTCCAATCTGTATGAGATTTTGGATTATTCTtccaaagttttattttataataagatTCATGTTTTTAAGTTCTGACAAAAGTATACACTATGAATGAAATTTAGCATCATTTTTGCAAAACATTTGGTAGTAAATGATTAAAAAGAGATTTTATGGCTGTTATCTTGACTAGTGATGTTGGCCACAACAGAATCAATGGCTTAAAAGATCCATATGGTACTTAGGTACACACATTTGTACTATTCATACTCGTATACCAGCATAAATGGCACCATTCATACTCGTATGCCAGCATAAATGCTCACCAAAATTATAAATACTAGTCAGGCCAATACACAACGACTGATATTTGAAACATTGTTGGTCTAACTAACCTTTGCATTCATTTATATGTTACTTGAGTTTTTTGCATGGTTACAACATGACTCTAGGGTTTTAGCAGATGGATATATAAACTccttatattctttttttttttttttgtatttccaTCTCTGATTAACAATAAGAACACCTAATCTGTGATACCATAAAGTAGAATATTGGTTCACAAACAATTCTGTTTTGATAAGATTAATTTCCTGACTGTTTATTGGTTGCTAACTATTGAGAGATTTGGTGTTTGCTAAatcctctgtttttttttttattcctaggATAAATGGGACTCGACTATCGTGATCCTTATCACACCACCTCCGATTGATGAAGATGGTCGTATCCAGTAAGTATTTATGACCTTCAAATTCTAaactttagattttttttgtaTTACAGAACAAACACTCGAATTCACCATTCGCCTAAGTTTTCCTTCATAGATGAATTGAGTGGTGAGCCTATCACTAAGTGATGGTTTGCTGCTTGTTTGCATCGTGACTTCACTGCCTTCTTCTTGCTCTCACTCCTGTTCCTTTGTTGCTCACCTATGCCACCACCGCCTCCCTCTGGCTCCACCATTTCTCCTCTCCTGCTCCTACTCCATGATCTCTTTGTCTCTCTTTCTATGCTCATAGTGGTTCAATCAGTACTTATTGGTTATAAACTATATCTACACTTGGTACACTATGGTATCAGTAGAATACATTCCAGCCACTGATTGAAATCAGTGTCCGATCACTATTTAATCTTTGAACTCTACTCTTAGAAAGGTGAAGTTATTTTCATTTCAAATATTTGTGAAAATAGTTGAACAGCAGTAGCTAACAATTAGTTTCTCCCATATGCAGGAAATTAGAATAAAAACTTTCAATTTCATCTGCATTCATGTGTTTTCAAATGAATTCATGTTGCTGTGTGCTACTGTCAATTTACTGCAAGTACAAAATCCCACATTGATAAATTGGGAAAGCTTTATTGGTTAGATGAATTGTTGTGGTGTTCCTTTAATAGAATATCAGTGGACATGTGCAATGACAGGAAGCAAAATGAGGATGactttttctccttttatatATAAGCAGTAGCCAAGAAAAAAATGATGAACCTGTATCAAAGATGCTATTTATAAGGTTCAAATGAATACAGCACATACATAAAACACTAATGCTTCTGTTTAATTATTTTCACTCCATGTAGGAATCCTTATGGAGACAACCCATCGGGTCTGCCTGAAAGGACCAATGAGGAGGCCGGTGCATATGCTAAGGCATGTGTTGCTGTTGCTGAAGAGTCTGGTGTTCCAGTCATAGATATCTGGACCAGAATGCAGAAATTTCCAGGTTGGGAGAAGTTATTTTTAAGGTAAACATATATCTCATATGTAAAATGAACTCGAAGTTATTGCCTCTCGTTGTTGTTGATCTTTTCATCAATGAATTTCTCTTTTATTCTAATGAGTCAAACTGGACTGTAAATATGATATAGGTCCTCTTTGTGTGAAATTTCTTCCTGACATGCACCTAAAGTGGATATCTATACGATGTCACCATGTTAAAATGTAACATGTAAAAATATGACAATACCATCCTCAATATACAATATCATCATTTTAAAAGAGTTGGAGATATTATACTTTGTTTTGGACAAAAAGCAAAATATGAACAATGAAAATCAAATCATCATGATCTTTATCATATTCTCTAACAGGAAGTTTTCCTTATTTCCCTTGATCTTCCAGACTAGATCTATGGGGAACAATAATTTCCATGTCTTATGTCAATCTCCACCTCCTTAACATTGTTTGTCTATATATTTTGTGGTTGTGAATTGAATCTAGATTTTCCTTTTTACATCCTAATCTTCAAACTAGCTCCAAAAGTGTTTCCTCATTTTGCAGAGTTCAGTAAAAAGAGAGTGAGAGTGAGTGGAAGAGTGAGCCAAAGACATCAAGGGAGTGAGGGAGGGCTAGTTAGAGAGCATTAGGGTGGGAGTGTGAGTAACAGTACTCAAGAAAgagccacagagagagagagagagagagaatcactgTGAAATAGTGCAGATGTTTTAGTAGGTGAAAGATCTATGTTTGCTTGGCAAAATGgggatttgggatgctatgatagATAGTATAGATATTTTAGTTGGACACCAACGATTACTTAACAATCAAGTCTAGTAACTTGAGTTGGATTGAGTCTTTTCTTGACCATTTTATGTGCTTATTGAGTCTGTAGATTGGTTTCTTTTTTGAGCCACTGTAGCTTGTTTAAGTACGTACTTATTAAAACATGAGTTATTGGGCTTGAAGCACAAGACAAATTCTATACTACATATTAAAAAATGTACTGCAGCATTGCTTATGCTGCATAATCTAACAATCATGGTCGGTCATATGCATAACATGATTGGAACAGAACAATTTTGTTTTGTGTTAGCGCTACCTGAATATCACCTGGTGTAACGGGGAGGGCTTTAGCATAGCCTCCAACCTATGTCAACTCTTAGCTAGCATGTGCTTGGGTGGCCTGCAATTATATACTATGCGATGCTGGCTTGTGGGCCTATTCTTGCACGTCTTAGAAAATTAGTTGTAGTTGTGCTGTGTTAACAAAGGGCTTCATGCCATGGTTTAGACGAGGCTTGGAAGTCCATACACTCTTGACCTAGTTCAGTACTCATAGCATGCAGGCTTATGCACCTGACACAACAATTGCCAAGCTAGGCTAGCATTGCCTACACTAAACCTCAAATATCATGTGGCATCTGACAAGTCTAATTCTCTATAATAGTTAATAGATGTTGATCATGGTCTTCTACTGGTGTCCTTTAGATCACACCTTTGATGTCTCATGAATTGGATATTTCAATGTTGTAACAGTATCTTTTTGTACATTGTTAATTTCTTTATGTTTGCTCCAAAAATTACAAACTTCAAAATTGGAAATAAATTAATGTTTAATGACCGGAGATTCTATTATATGATTGACATCTGAAGTTAACAAGTTCGCATGCTGGATCAAAAGACCATGTTAATACATTAGCAAAGAAACTATCTTTGATTATATGGTTACTCTTGGTCTTGGGTGTATATAAGAGTAAGCTATGACGTGAAATGGTCACATCTTTTCTTTGTTAATAGTAACATGATTTCTTATAGGTTTGTTAACAGGATGCTACACTTGGGTCTTCAACAAATTCCAATGGCCTTTTGCTTGTTTAAAGATGAAACCTAGGACAAATAATTGATCATTTTAAAAAGAAATGCAGCAAAGAGTAATCTGGCATCCAGACAGCAAGATGCATACTAGTAGCAGACTCTTTATTATGAGATTGAATGACTGCCCAAGTTCTTGTGGAATTACATCCTGATGTGTGAATACTCTGGGAAAAAGTAGTTCCTTTCTGGTAAGAAATGGCTTTTTTTATTGGCATGATTACCAAAAAGGCCAAAAAAAAGGTTTTGGGAAACAACCAGTTGAAGTATTAGCAGGGAGGGTTACGATGGGCATGTTTTCAGCGTGAACGTATATGTGTTAATTGCTTGGGGTTCTGAAGCAACGGACGTGCTGGAAATGTTAGATAGCCATGGGCTTGGATTAACGAAGACCAACTAGAGATCATGTTAAACATTCTTCTATCCTCAGAATTAAcaaatttataatttcgtttgattTGTTCAGAGACTATGTTCTTTCTGTCCAGGGATTTCACTATAGTTAATGAAACCATGCAGGTGAATTAGTTCTCTAGAACTCTAAAATAAATCTAGAAGCTTGCTGTCCGTTTTGGGTGCTTTCAGGCAATTCATTTCCTGTTTAGTTTTGATTATAAATTTCCATGGCTTATCATACATATGAAGTTCATCCTCAATGTAGTTGGAACAACTTTCTATGGTTGCAGGGATGGATTGCACTTCACTTCCCTTGGAAATAGGGTTTTGTTCGAGGAGGTGGTTCGGAAGCTTAAAGACACGGGCTTGAGCCTCGAGACCATGCTTGTGGATCAACCCCTCTTTTATGATATTGACCCCAAAGATCCTCTCAAAACTTTCTGCAACTGAGACTTTCCCACTAGTGTGCCTATTTTATGCCAATTAGCTTTAGCAAAGAAAAAGTTGTTGGTAGATGAAAATTTCCTGTTAACTGTTTAGCGATGACCTTCACTCTGGATAAAGCAATTGCTTTATCTACTTGCTTGCGGTCCTTTGCACGCCGGTGTCGAATGAATGAAGCTTCTGCCATAGACGATTCGTACAGGTATTAACTACTTGTTTTTATCATCTCATTACATGCCAGGTTAAGAATATTTTACACGCAACAATACATAAAATGATGCATGAAGAGAATCTTTCAATTAAAATAAATGGAGATGATTCTACTGGTTTATGGAAGCAAATTAAGTTGGTCAGTCAAAGTTTTCTAGGCTTGCAGTTGATTGGTCAGATATGGAAGAAAGCAGTGGCAATTTCGAGTGTGATTACTTTGCCTTTTTTCCTTTCCGTGTCATCTTTCTTTTCATTTTCGTTTGATGCTAACATAGGAGTGAATCAGGTGGTTTTTCTTTCAAAGAACTCAACTGCTTCCTTACCGATCAATGCACAGTGGTTTAGTTCTGAGAAAGTATGGCTTCTCTTCAGCAACTATTTTTCTTCCAGAAAACTAAACTGACTCGTAGAATTTAATGCAGCTTGACTTCGACAATCAAAGCGATGAGAAAAATAAAGCTGCTTCATTCTCACTTGATGGTGGCGTGAAAAGATTACCTTTACCTATCATCAACTCTCTCACTGTATTATAAGAATAATTCTTCTTATGATAttattcatatttttaatatgatAATGTTGTGATATGAGGATACGAAGAGACCTCCTCGTAGATATGCACAAGTGCCAGTTTGATGATTCATTCCATCGTCGTAGACTAGAGATGGGACAGGCGACCACTCTCGCTCCATCAGACTGAGATATTTCCAAGTCAAAGTCAAACATTTCCAGAAAATTATTGTAACCAATTGAACCTTCAGAGTGTGTGGAGGAGAAAAGCTTCATTTATTGGTGACGAAGGGGAGAGAGAGCCAAGTAAAAGCATTTATTTCGTGAATGTGATTTTGTGGTCGAGTCTTTCAATCTATTTTTGTCTCCTTGGTGAAAGTGAACTAAAATTTTcccccaaaaaagaaaaagaaaagtcgaGCTCTCGGTCTCTCATGCATGTTCCAAAATATCCATCGGGCCTTATCGTGGAGCAACAACACCCAGTCGTATGAGTTTGACGGTCAAGGTCGACATCGCTGTCCACATTGATTTTTTTGGCTGAGACGAAGCTCTTTTGCTGTAATGTCGGACTTCTCAAATGGGTCAATCAATACACACAGCACGCGCAGACTTGCAGGTTACTCAAATCTGATGTGTGGACGATGTAAACCATGGAAATCGAGAAGCTTACTGCTGCTGCGTGGCTGAGCAAGGAACAGataggggtgtgtgtgtgtgtgtgtgtgtgtgtttcacGATTCTTCACCAAACGGGACACAGAAGAAGGATGCATGGGAGGAAAAGAAAACAAGAGGCGGTCGGCTACCTAAAGTGGGGCGGCTCTTCTCGGGCGGCGAGCAGAAGAAAGCGACGGCACGCAGCACCCTTCACACAAAAAAGTCCTCCTTTTCATGTCGTCCTCTCCGCTCCACAACTGTAaacctccctctcctcctctcccCAGAACAAGAGACGAATAACTTTACTGCAGTAGATGCGCATGCAACATATAGCAGCCACCCCATCTCTGACGATAATTTGCACGGATTGATTATGAAGTCGCAATTATTTGTCTATATGGTTTGAGAATGTCGTCGTTAATTGTTGGACTTTGGCTGTCCCAAGGCAACCGGTAAAAGAGAAAAGTAAGGGATGAAGCAAGATTTGGATTCTGCTTGCCGGCCGTGGGAGAATTGCCAGGGAATCTTTGATGATTGCTAGATTTCAGGAACAGATAGCATAGATTGGAAAGcgaggagaagaaagaaagaaagaaagaaagaaatgggGGGCAAGATTGTAATCTCAAGAGTGTACGAGGGCATGCAACGGGGTGTAATCAAGCTGATGCTCTTCGTTCCGGGGATTGTCGTGCCTGTCCGCTTGTATTATTTAGCCAGCAAAAGTAGATGATTGCCAAGTCACACTCGGTTGCAGTGACTCGAGCACGAAAAGGCAAAAAGGGAGACGTCGGCCGGGCGCTTGGGCGGAAGGCCAACCATGGGTGGCAAAAGGTGACGTCTCTTTTGGCCAAAGCAATAAAGGAGCGAGAAAACCCAAAAGCTGTAAGAGTCGCTTTTCAAGCTCAGAAGATgtatgggagagagagagagagagagagagaaagaggcatGAGGACGGAGGGAGGTCTTAAACAGAGGAGCATAGTGCTGTTGTGACAAGTACTTTGGCTCTGCTGACCATCCAACAGAGTTGGTCATGGTGATGAG of Musa acuminata AAA Group cultivar baxijiao chromosome BXJ2-3, Cavendish_Baxijiao_AAA, whole genome shotgun sequence contains these proteins:
- the LOC135606867 gene encoding GDSL esterase/lipase At5g45920-like isoform X1 encodes the protein MRPKLVLFGDSITEESFGDGGWGAALAHHFSRSADIVLRGYSGYNTRWALKVLDRAMDGASFGEPPAAVAVFFGANDASLSDRSSGFQHVPLCEYGTNLRAICSLLKDKWDSTIVILITPPPIDEDGRIQNPYGDNPSGLPERTNEEAGAYAKACVAVAEESGVPVIDIWTRMQKFPGWEKLFLRDGLHFTSLGNRVLFEEVVRKLKDTGLSLETMLVDQPLFYDIDPKDPLKTFCN